The DNA sequence ACCGATTCGATTTCTGATCCGGCTGAAAAAACATCCACTCTTTTAAATCTGGCCCTAGCAGAGTACTATAAAACATGGGATCAAGCACGAGTTCGTATGCGTATAGAAGAAGTGCTTGAAATTGTCGATTCCATTTCTGATTCGGACAAAAAATCATGTTCCTTTACTTGTGTAGCCCGCAGATATATTGAAATAAGAGATTTAGAGAAATCGCTTGAAATTGCTGATTTGATTTCTAGCGCAGCTTCAAAGTCAGAGGTCATTAGCGCTATAGCCCGAGCATATATTTGCACCGGAAATTTAGAGAGAGTTTATATGCTGTTAGATCGAGCTCTTGAAATTGTCGATTCGATAGCCGACGCATATTTAAAATCATCGACCCTTAACTGTATAGCCCGGGTATATATTGAAGCCAAAGATCTAGAGCGAGCTCGTATGGTTCTAGCGCAAGCCTTTGCGGTGGCCGATTCGATTGCTGACGACGGCAGCAGATGCAAATCATCTTTGCTTAGTGGCTATAGCCCAATTATATGTTGAAGCGAAAGAGACGGCACGAGCGCTTGAAATTGCCCATTCGATCTCTGACGAAGAAATAAAATCAATGATCTTAGCCGATATAGCTCATCAGTTGGGTTAGATCTGAAGGTATCATATGTAACGTTACAGCAAAGTCAAAGTTCAGGTTATACCATTTGTAAATGCCGGTTAGTGTGCCATCGCGTTATTGTTTTGAGCGTGCAGCATCAATCTCTTTAACGAGGCTCTTCGCATGATAGACGTGTTCGAGTGCGTACAGGATCCCCAGCGAGTGGACGCTCACGGCGCGGCCTGTTTCATCGGAGTATTCCAGATCCCATAGAAGAGAGTCTTTATTGCCGTCGAAAATGAGTCCGACTATTTCTGCTTTTTGGTTAATGATAGGGCTTCCCGAATTACCACCAATGATATCATTGGTTGAAACAAAATTAACAAAGGCGCTCCGGTTGAGTTTTTTTTCGAGATTGGACCAGCGATCGGGAAGGCGATAGGGGGGCATATTGCAATGCAGCGCACTTTCGGCAAAGAGGCCTTTGAGGTGGGTTGTCGGTTGGATCCAGCACCCCTTTTCATCATATCCCTTCATCTGCCCATAAGAGAGGCGGAGTGTGAATGTTGCATCGGGATAGAGTCGATCGCCATAGCGCTCATAGAGAATCTGTGTGATTTGGGCATAACTTTCTTGTTTGATGCTGTCGAACTGATTTTCATAACTTAAGCGCACTGCACGTGCATGAGGATCAAGCGTGCGCGCCAAGACAATCATCGGATCACTGCTTGTTGCGACTAAAGAGGGGTTTTCAAGGAGCTGTTTTCGGAATTCTATCGACCCAATTTGTGAGTGATCGATGATTTCCTTGGCTTTTTGTTCGGGGGTTTCATTCCCTAGAATTGAGCGGATAGTAGGGTCGTTGTCGCCAAGTTGTTGTTGTAAATCATTTAAACTTTCAGCCAGAAGCATCGCTTCGAGATCGGGATAATAGGGCTCAGTTGAAAGGATAGAGCGCTCAATCGTAGGCCGTTCGGTTTCTTGATATTCGGGAAGGCGTTGATCATTGGGCTTGCCATACTCTTCGCTTAGTCTCACTAGAGTACGCGCTTGCGAATAAGCTTGTGAGAGGCGCATATTGATCCCTTCCAAATAAAAGTATTGGGGATAGAGGGGTTTGACTTGGATCAAAGCCGCGTTGATTTGTTCCCATGGTTGTTTTTCTTCACTATTTAAAGAAGAGAGAAGCTCGTTTTCTTCAGCTTCTTTTTTTTGTAGGATCGGGGTTTCATTGAGGCCTTTGCTTTCGGCAGTTAAGACCTTCTGGGCATTTTTCAATGAAAAAATCATTTGTTCTGCTTGGCGTTGATGTTCTTCATCAATGGCGGCATATTGATTTAAACTTTGTAGTCTTTTATCGATGAAGTGCAAGGCAAGGGGGAGTGATTCATCACGCATAAATTTTTTATGTGCAACGGTAAAGATACGCCGCGTGCTTCCGGGATTGCCAATCACAAATAGGGGCTCACCCGCAGTAGGGCCACAGGGGCTCCATTTAAAGTAATTTGATGTCGATAGGGGCTTTTCATTTTCATAAACCCTGAAAAAGCAAAAATCCATGTCGTAGCGGGGAAACTCAAAATTTTCAATATCGCCCCCAAAATAAGCAATGGCCTTTTCAGGAGCCATCACGAGGCGCACGTCCGTAAAGCGCTTATAAAAATAGAGTTGGTATTTTCCCCCTTGATAGAGAGTGACGACTTGGACTTGGAGACCTGTTTTTGTCTGAGCTTTTTCTTTGAGCTGAGCGAGGAGCTCTTTGCGCTTCACCTCCTTATCGGCATAACTCATTGAAGGAGTCAACGCTGCATTGACTTTTCCTGTGATATCGTGAATGGCAATGAGTTGATCGATATACACATTGGGGCATTTCAATTCTTCAGCATGGCTTTTTGCATAAAATCCCTCTTCTATTAGGTTGCAATCTTCTTGTGATAAATTGTAAATAGCTTTTGATCCGACATGGTGATTTGTCATCACTAATCCATTGGGAGAAACAAAGGAGGCCGATCCGCCTAAACTGATGCGTAGGGAGGATTGTTGTACATGCTCAATCCACTGCTCTGTCAGATCGACTTGATAGCGCATTTTGATTTGTGTAAGGGGTAATTGATCAAAAGTCCACATCCCTTCATCGGCGTGACTAGATATCAATGAGGAAAAGAGAGAGAGGATAGGAAGTAGTGATCGTTTCATAAGGCCCCTTCTTTATATTCTTGAATGTTATTTTGAATAGCGCAAAGAGCAGGTTGGTAAAAAGTCTCTTTAAAGAGATCAAGATGGAGATGTTTTTGCGCGAGCTCTTCGCTTGTCATGATCCCCGTATCGCGAAGCAGGTCAATGTAGCGCGATTCAAAAGTAGAGGGATCTTTCATCAAAATTAAATAGGTGCTTAGACTAAACAAAAATCCAAAGGTATAAGGAAAATTATAAAAGGGGATATCAGTGAAATAAAAGTGGAGTTTCGAAGCCCAAAAATGGGGGCAGTATTCATCAAGACCATGATTAAATGCTTTTTTTTGTGCCTGTAGCATCATGTCGCTCAGCGTATTGGCATCGAGATATCCCTGTTGTCTTTTTTCATACACATCGCACTCAAAATAAAACCGGGACACGAGGTTGGTTAGAAAGGAGATATCGCGAGAGACTCTTTTATCGAGAAGGATTTGGCGCTCTTGCTTGGATCTGCTCTCTTTAATCAAATAATCAAGAACAATTTGCTCACACATCGTTGAAGCCATTTCAGCGAGATTCATCGGGTAATCTTGATTAAATAGTGGTAGATCAAACGTGACATGGGCATGAAAGGCATGTCCAAGTTCATGAGCTAAGGTAATGATATTAACAAAGGTCCCCTGATAGCTCATAAAAATGCGCGTTTGTTTAGCCTGATGAAACGATGTGCAAAAACCGCCTGCACGCTTATGAGGGCGCTCTTGTGCATCGATTGAATACGACTCTAGCATTCCCTTCGCAAATTGCTTTAATTGTGGACTAACGCTTCCAAAGGCTTTTAAAATGATCTCAGCTCCTTCCTCAAAAGAATATGTGGGTTCATTTTCTTTAATAGGGGCTTCAATATCATACCAAGAGACTTGATCGATATTTAAAAGTTGCGCCTTTGTCATAAAAAAGTCTTCAAAAGAAGGCTGAATCGATTGGATGGCGGTATAGAGAGCCTCTAGACTTTTGTGTGAGAGGCGATTGAGGCGCAGCGGCTCATCTAAAAAATGATCCCAGTGGCGCAGTGCGTAGGTCTTAAGGCGAAATCCGCTAATGTGGTTGAGCGCTTCAGCATAAAGATCTTCATATTTTTCGAAGGCGCTCATTAGAGCTCTATGCGTGTGCTGCCTCACAAGGCGATTGGGGTCGGAAAGGCGATTTTCCGCTTCGGGATAGGACAAGAGTTCCTTTGTTTCATATGAAGGGATTCGGATTAGATTTTTCAAATGATCATACAGGCTTGAAAAGCCGTGAAAGCCATCGGGTTCAAGGGCATTGATAATCTGTTCATATTCAAAAGGGAGTTTAAAAGCGGCAAGAGCATGCCTCTCTTTTAAGAAAAAAGTGAGGGGTTGAAGGGCGGGAGACGAGAGGAGCTCTTCGAGAGGCGTATGGGCTAGCTGCTGCTCGAGTTGATTAAAAGCATCATTTAAATGTTGCTGCGCTTCGAGCATGATGAAGTAGAGGGCGTCGGCTTGTTTATTTTGAGTGTTTTCAGATTGTAAACATAAAATATAGGATTGCAATTCCTTAAACTGTTTATCGGCCTCTTGAAGTGATAATATAAAGGATTCGAGATCGGAAATATGAGATAAGGTCTTCAGTTGCTTGATCAGAGATTTAAGAACATTTTCCACGGAAGTATCATTGAAAAAAATTGATAGGTCCCATGTGTTTTTAAAATGCATTTAATTTCCTTGCATTGAGAAAATAATATTAGGTAGTATTTGTAGATACTTATACTAAAAAATAAGATTTAAATCTATTAATGAAACAAGTCTCATGATCGGAAAAATAAAACGACTCACCTCCTCGACAATTGATAAAATTGCTGCAGGAGAAGTGATTGAAAATCCCGCAAGTGTTGTAAAAGAGCTCGTTGAAAATGCGATCGATGCAGGTGCATTAAATATCACGATCGAAGTGCAAAATGGGGGATATCAAAGCATCCGCATTGTCGATGATGGAGAGGGGATGGTGCGCGAGGATGCACTCATCTGTTTTGAGAGGCACGCCACTTCTAAATTAAAAGGAGTTGATGATTTTGCATCGCTTCAAACCATGGGATTTCGAGGGGAAGCCCTTTCATCCATTGCTTCGATTTCGAGATTTTCACTTCTGACTAAACACCGAGATGCAAAAGAAGAGGCGCCTGCGACTCAGATTGTCATAGACGGGCAAATTCAATTGAAGGAAGCCGCGCGCAAAAGGGGGACCACAATCGATGTTGAGGCTCTTTTTTACAATGTTCCTGCTCGGAAGAAATTTCAAAAATCGGTCGCGGCTTCAATGAGTGAGATCACAAAAGTAGTGACAAAGCTCTCGCTCGCTTTCCCGAATGTCACGTTTAAGCTGATTGCAAATGGCGAACCGGTGATTACGGCGATTGCAAGTCGTAATGGGACATTTGAAGAGCATTTGGCCTTGCGCATTCGCGATGTGCTTCCCTCCAACTATGTCGAAAAAGGATGTAGGATTGAGTATGAAGATGATCTCATCAAGATCTATGGAATGGTTGGATTGCCTTCAGAATCAAGGCTCAACCGAGCGGGGCAATATCTATTCATCAATCAACGCGCTGTCTACTCTCATTTGATTTCCGGTGCATTGCAAGAGGCATTTTCAACGCGGCTCGAGACGAGAGAACATCCGATTTTCGTATTACAGATCACTGTCGACCCGAGCTATATTGATGTGAATGTGCATCCTCAAAAAAGAGAAGTGAGGCTATCGCATGAAAAAGAGCTTGTCATGCGGCTAAAAAGAGCTGCTTTGCAGGCGCTTGCAAAGCATGAAAAGATCAAACCGGGAATGGATGAATCCATTGAAATCGACTTTGATCCTATTGATATGCCTCAAGATTTTGCCCCTTTTGAAAAAATGGCTTTTCAAGAAACGCCCTACGAACAAGTCTCGTTTTTTTCAATTCAACCGGAGGCGAGGATTAAACCCCTCATGACTTGGGGAGGGATATCTATCGTGGATACGCCTGCTTTTAATGAAGTATTTTCAAAACATGCATTTGATCCGGGCCTTCTTTTTTGCGATCATCAAAACATTGCTCGCCGCTTGGCTTATGATACGCTGTATAAGTCACTGACAGGGAAAAAAGAGAAAATGCCCATTCAAGCCCTTCTCTTTCCGATCACTCTTGAATTTTCACATCATGAATCGATGATGCTAGTGGATATTTTGCCTCTGCTGGATAAATTGGGAATTGGGATGCGCTCTTTTGGTAAGAATTGTTTTATTATTGA is a window from the Simkaniaceae bacterium genome containing:
- a CDS encoding M3 family oligoendopeptidase, producing the protein MHFKNTWDLSIFFNDTSVENVLKSLIKQLKTLSHISDLESFILSLQEADKQFKELQSYILCLQSENTQNKQADALYFIMLEAQQHLNDAFNQLEQQLAHTPLEELLSSPALQPLTFFLKERHALAAFKLPFEYEQIINALEPDGFHGFSSLYDHLKNLIRIPSYETKELLSYPEAENRLSDPNRLVRQHTHRALMSAFEKYEDLYAEALNHISGFRLKTYALRHWDHFLDEPLRLNRLSHKSLEALYTAIQSIQPSFEDFFMTKAQLLNIDQVSWYDIEAPIKENEPTYSFEEGAEIILKAFGSVSPQLKQFAKGMLESYSIDAQERPHKRAGGFCTSFHQAKQTRIFMSYQGTFVNIITLAHELGHAFHAHVTFDLPLFNQDYPMNLAEMASTMCEQIVLDYLIKESRSKQERQILLDKRVSRDISFLTNLVSRFYFECDVYEKRQQGYLDANTLSDMMLQAQKKAFNHGLDEYCPHFWASKLHFYFTDIPFYNFPYTFGFLFSLSTYLILMKDPSTFESRYIDLLRDTGIMTSEELAQKHLHLDLFKETFYQPALCAIQNNIQEYKEGAL
- a CDS encoding S46 family peptidase, whose protein sequence is MKRSLLPILSLFSSLISSHADEGMWTFDQLPLTQIKMRYQVDLTEQWIEHVQQSSLRISLGGSASFVSPNGLVMTNHHVGSKAIYNLSQEDCNLIEEGFYAKSHAEELKCPNVYIDQLIAIHDITGKVNAALTPSMSYADKEVKRKELLAQLKEKAQTKTGLQVQVVTLYQGGKYQLYFYKRFTDVRLVMAPEKAIAYFGGDIENFEFPRYDMDFCFFRVYENEKPLSTSNYFKWSPCGPTAGEPLFVIGNPGSTRRIFTVAHKKFMRDESLPLALHFIDKRLQSLNQYAAIDEEHQRQAEQMIFSLKNAQKVLTAESKGLNETPILQKKEAEENELLSSLNSEEKQPWEQINAALIQVKPLYPQYFYLEGINMRLSQAYSQARTLVRLSEEYGKPNDQRLPEYQETERPTIERSILSTEPYYPDLEAMLLAESLNDLQQQLGDNDPTIRSILGNETPEQKAKEIIDHSQIGSIEFRKQLLENPSLVATSSDPMIVLARTLDPHARAVRLSYENQFDSIKQESYAQITQILYERYGDRLYPDATFTLRLSYGQMKGYDEKGCWIQPTTHLKGLFAESALHCNMPPYRLPDRWSNLEKKLNRSAFVNFVSTNDIIGGNSGSPIINQKAEIVGLIFDGNKDSLLWDLEYSDETGRAVSVHSLGILYALEHVYHAKSLVKEIDAARSKQ
- the mutL gene encoding DNA mismatch repair endonuclease MutL — protein: MIGKIKRLTSSTIDKIAAGEVIENPASVVKELVENAIDAGALNITIEVQNGGYQSIRIVDDGEGMVREDALICFERHATSKLKGVDDFASLQTMGFRGEALSSIASISRFSLLTKHRDAKEEAPATQIVIDGQIQLKEAARKRGTTIDVEALFYNVPARKKFQKSVAASMSEITKVVTKLSLAFPNVTFKLIANGEPVITAIASRNGTFEEHLALRIRDVLPSNYVEKGCRIEYEDDLIKIYGMVGLPSESRLNRAGQYLFINQRAVYSHLISGALQEAFSTRLETREHPIFVLQITVDPSYIDVNVHPQKREVRLSHEKELVMRLKRAALQALAKHEKIKPGMDESIEIDFDPIDMPQDFAPFEKMAFQETPYEQVSFFSIQPEARIKPLMTWGGISIVDTPAFNEVFSKHAFDPGLLFCDHQNIARRLAYDTLYKSLTGKKEKMPIQALLFPITLEFSHHESMMLVDILPLLDKLGIGMRSFGKNCFIIESLTAFFEQQDMQKLITDLIETIGHRQIEEMRLKHIAEVASRYVNRIQTDLHMALVELMQSASPFLSPTGQPTLGLVRHEDFPRFFEEFPCHKKG